In one Gadus morhua chromosome 7, gadMor3.0, whole genome shotgun sequence genomic region, the following are encoded:
- the yipf5 gene encoding protein YIPF5 isoform X1 has protein sequence MAGFDNLNADFYQSSYSVDDQNQGSYAYNEGEGQAKTPYVQYDYSQNMGYAAPGMMQPQQPYSGQIFQPTPAFTPTAAQSMYGSSFDDEPPLLEELGINFDHIWQKTLTVLHPMKVADGSIMNETDLAGPMVFCLAFGATLLLTGKIQFGYVYGISAIGCMAMYCLLNLMSMTGVSFGCVASVLGYCLLPMILLSSFGVLFSLQGLMGIIISAAIIGWCSQSASKIFISALAMDGQQLLVAYPCALLYGVFALISVF, from the exons ATGGCAGGGTTTGACAATTTAAACGCAGACTTCTACCAGTCCAGCTACAGTGTGGACGACCAGAACCAGGGCTCCTATGCTTACAACGAAGGCGAGGGCCAGGCCAAAAC TCCATATGTCCAGTACGACTACTCCCAGAACATGGGCTACGCTGCCCCAGGGATGATGCAGCCCCAGCAGCCGTACTCTGGGCAGATCTTCCAGCCCACACCGGCCTTCACGCCCACGGCAGCACAGTCCATGTACGGCAGCAGCTTCGATGACGAACCGCCCCTACTGGAAG AGTTGGGGATCAACTTCGACCACATCTGGCAGAAGACCCTGACGGTTCTCCACCCCATGAAGGTGGCGGACGGCAGCATCATGAACGAGACCGACCTGGCGGGCCCAATGGTGTTTTGCTTGGCCTTCGGCGCCACCCTCCTCCTG ACGGGTAAGATCCAGTTTGGCTACGTGTACGGCATCAGCGCCATCGGCTGCATGGCAATGTACTGCCTCCTCAACCTCATGAGCATGACCGGCGTGTCGTTCGGCTGCGTGGCCAGCGTCCTCGGCTACTGCCTTCTTCCCATGATCCTCCTCTCCAGCTTTGGCGTCCTGTTCTCTCTACA GGGCCTGATGGGGATTATAATATCGGCCGCCATCATCGGCTGGTGCTCCCAGTCCGCCTCCAAGATCTTCATCTCGGCGCTGGCCATGGATGGGCAGCAGCTGCTGGTGGCCTACCCCTGTGCTCTGCTCTACGGCGTGTTCGCCCTCATCTCCGTCTTTTAA
- the yipf5 gene encoding protein YIPF5 isoform X2 has translation MGYAAPGMMQPQQPYSGQIFQPTPAFTPTAAQSMYGSSFDDEPPLLEELGINFDHIWQKTLTVLHPMKVADGSIMNETDLAGPMVFCLAFGATLLLTGKIQFGYVYGISAIGCMAMYCLLNLMSMTGVSFGCVASVLGYCLLPMILLSSFGVLFSLQGLMGIIISAAIIGWCSQSASKIFISALAMDGQQLLVAYPCALLYGVFALISVF, from the exons ATGGGCTACGCTGCCCCAGGGATGATGCAGCCCCAGCAGCCGTACTCTGGGCAGATCTTCCAGCCCACACCGGCCTTCACGCCCACGGCAGCACAGTCCATGTACGGCAGCAGCTTCGATGACGAACCGCCCCTACTGGAAG AGTTGGGGATCAACTTCGACCACATCTGGCAGAAGACCCTGACGGTTCTCCACCCCATGAAGGTGGCGGACGGCAGCATCATGAACGAGACCGACCTGGCGGGCCCAATGGTGTTTTGCTTGGCCTTCGGCGCCACCCTCCTCCTG ACGGGTAAGATCCAGTTTGGCTACGTGTACGGCATCAGCGCCATCGGCTGCATGGCAATGTACTGCCTCCTCAACCTCATGAGCATGACCGGCGTGTCGTTCGGCTGCGTGGCCAGCGTCCTCGGCTACTGCCTTCTTCCCATGATCCTCCTCTCCAGCTTTGGCGTCCTGTTCTCTCTACA GGGCCTGATGGGGATTATAATATCGGCCGCCATCATCGGCTGGTGCTCCCAGTCCGCCTCCAAGATCTTCATCTCGGCGCTGGCCATGGATGGGCAGCAGCTGCTGGTGGCCTACCCCTGTGCTCTGCTCTACGGCGTGTTCGCCCTCATCTCCGTCTTTTAA